The genomic region GGTAAACCTTTTCAACGAATACTCCGATTATAAAACAGGAATTGATTTCAATACGGTGCGAAGCCCGTTCAGCGGCGGCAGCGGAATGCTGACGTCGGGACGCATAAAACCAGGTTCGGTGCTTATTGCCGCAATATCATCACTTGCGGTGGCGTCGGTAATAGGGATCTATTTCGCGCTGGTGGCACACTGGAGCATCATGGTGATCGCGGTTTTCGGGGGACTGACAATTGTGCTCTATACACCGTTGCTGGCCAGAATGATGCTGGGTGAGCTGCTGAGCGGACTGACCCTGGGGAGCTTCGTGGTGATAGGTACATATATAGCAATGACAGCCACGCCTGGGATGCCGCTTTCCCAGGTCATCTCCTCCGAATTGATACTGATATCGATACCGCCCGGTATTCTTACCTCCCTGTTGCTGCTTATCAACGAGTTTCCCGATCTGGAGGCTGACCGCAAAGGCGGACGCAGGCACCTGGTGATCAGGTTCGGCAAACAGGGCGCAGCCTATATCTATGCTGCCGGTGTGCTGATAGCTTTCGGCATCATCATTGCACTCCCGATGCTCGGAATGGCCTCACGGTGGATATACCTTGCGCTTATCCCGCTGCCGCTGGCGCTCAATGCCAGCTTTATAGCGATCAGGCATAATGACGACAGCAAAAAGATCGTCACCGCGATGGGTAACAATGTGATGACGGTGCTAGGCACCGACCTGCTGATAGCCCTGGCTATACTGATCTGACCGGATGACGGGGTCGCCGTCGGGGGTGGGCGCAACCGGGAGGCGCGCTGATCTGACCGGGCGGGGGCATCCGGATGGCGCGCCAGTCTGCCGGCACCACACTTCCTGCGCCACAATTCGGCGACTCATTTCCGGCCGGGGGCTCTCCCCCTTTTACCGCTCGGGTGTAAATTCCGACCGTTCATTATTTCCGTGCTCCGAAATATTGTTTTCGCCGCCGGTTCTTCATAACTTAATATAAACAAAACATCAGTTATGAAGAATTTGATATTATCTGCGGCTATTGCCATGGTCCTGCTGCCCGCCTCATACGGAGCAGGGGACGGCGAACCACCTGTGCAGGTGTCCGTTACCTTACCCGACCTGTCGCCTGCAGCTGGTGATGACCTGGTTCTGACCTTCCATCTTGACTGGGAGGCCCCTTTTTATTCCGCTTTCGCGGAAATATTCTTCGACGCTTCCGTGCTTGAATTCATCTCCGTAACCGGCGGATTGCTGTGTGAAGGGGGACTGGCAATCGGGGGGTTGCTGGCGGAGGGTAAGGCAGGGATATCGGTAACACGTACCGTGCCTGCTGAGTACCCCTCCTCAGGCCCGTTAATGGAGGTAACCTTCAGGGTTGCTCCGCGGGCGCATGCGGGAGTAACATCGATATCGATATCCGGACTTTTTATTGTTAATGAAGACGGCCTTGCAACGATCGCCGATGTCTCATCTCCTGTTGAGCCCGTGATTGCCGCGACGGTGTCGCATATCCTGCTTGAAATGGATGATGTGGTGCAGGTAGAGGAGGGTGAGCTGTTCGCGGCCGGTGTCTCACTGTTTGCATCGGGACTGGGTGCGGAAGATATATCTGCATGTGAAATAGGGGTCAGCCCTGTATGCAGCGATCCATCAACATGGGACGAGGAGATGTGGACCGGGGCTGAATTCATAGGGGTGGACGACGAGGGGAACCTTGGGTTCTCGGCCGAAATAGCTTATATGAGGCCGGCCCAGCAATGGTATGTGGCGGTAAGGGCTTCGCTGTGCGGTGAGGAGTTTGTGTATGGCGGGACGGGAGGTGCCTGGGATGGCGACGGGAGCAGTTGCGGGGAACTTGAGATCGTGCCCGGGCCGCCCTACAGGTATGTTATCGCCGGATGGGATTTCGATGGCGAGTCGCTTATGCCCTCCTTAGCTGTACCTGCCAACAGGGAGGCTCTGTTCAGCGCTGCAGGGGCGAATATAACCGGTTTCGGATCGGGCTACAGCGGCCATGCAGCCAGGTCTACAGGGTGGCACGATGGTGGTGACGGGTCAAAATACTGGTTTACGGAAATATCGACAATGGGTTTTACAATGCTTGAACTCTCCTCGCGGCAGTCCGGTTCAAATACCGGGCCCCGGTTCTTCTCGGTCGAATACAGCCCTGACGGCATCGAATGGGTGGCCGTCGAAGGGGGCTCCATTGAGGTTGGGTCCTCGTGGAGCACGGGGGTGATCCACAGGCTGCCGCTGCCTGCAGCGGCTGAGGACCGGGAGAACCTGTTCATAAGGTGGGCTATGACATCTGACGAGTCCATAAGCGGGAACAGCACCGGGTCGTCGGGCACGAATCTTATAGATGATGTCTATATTACCGGCATCAATGCCGATCCGTCAACGGTTACCGTCTATCCCGGCGATGCCAATAACGACGGGGTGGTGAATGCCGATGATGTGCTGCCGCTGGGGACTTTCTGGCTGACCGCCGGTCCGCCGGCCGTTTGGCAAAACACGCAGTTCGTGCCGCGTACCGTCGAGGCCTGGATCCCTGCTGCTGCCACATGGGCCGATACCAACGGCGACGGTGTGGTTGACCACCGTGACCTGGTGATGGTGGGACTCCATTACGGTAAAAGCGTCTCCAAGAGAAGCAAGGATACCGCTGTGCCGCTTTCGGTGCTCCGGGTGAATGCTGGCGATCATGACGGCACCGTAACGGTAGGTGTGTATGGTGAGGGCCAGATGCCTGTCCGCGGCCTGGCCTTCAGCGTTGCCGTGGAGGGTATGCCTGACGGCATGTGGGATATAGCTGACCCTTTTTCGGCTCTGTGCGGCGAATACCAGTCCGTCGGAGCGTTTCCGCAACAGGGACAGGATGATATACTGTCATTCGTGCACAGGGACGGGAACATGCTTGAGGCAGCATTCGTGCTGAAGGGGGTGGGAGCGGACCGTTATGGGGGACTTCTGGGAGGGTTCACTATTGAGACGGGGGAGTGGACAGGGGAGTTCAGGGTTGTTCTCAACAGGTTGACCGTAAGCTGCAGTGAACATGTTCTGGGAGTTGCACGTGAGGGGACTCTGTCGGTTACCGGACCGTTGTATTTACCCGGACTGGCTCCTGGTTGGGGTGAGGATGGAGCTGGGGGTGGGGGACTTCTCCCGGGGTATCCCAACCCGTTCTCAGGCGATCTGGTTATCCCTTTTGTGATTGAGGAGGCCGGCGAAGTGTCGGTCGATATACTGTGCGTGCAGGGAAGAGTTGTAAAGAGGGTTTTCAGCGGTTTTCTCGCTGAGGGGAGCTACAAAAGGGTGTTTGACGGTTCTCTGCTTGCTCCCGGGGCCTATCTTTGCAGGCTTACCGTGTCGGGCCGGCCGGCAGGGGTTATAAGGGTGGTGCGCACCGGCAGGGCTGACTGAAGGAACTACTGCTGCACCATTTTGTAGACTATCTTTTTGTCTGCGAATGCGGGTTCTATGAGCCCCAGCACTATAAGGTTGACCAGGATGGTGCCTGCTTTGCGGTTGTTGATCCTTGCAATCCGCTGGAAGGTGGACATCGATATGGTCCCGTTCTGCCTCAGGTGATCAAACAGTATCTTTTCGGTTTCCGAGTACCTTACGAATGTGCCTCCCCTGCGGCTGCGCCTTTTCCATACCCTTATCATTACCTGGTTGGCAAGGAGGTTCTCATCCCTGACCCTGATATATGCCAGCCATTTTCTGTCATCAGAACGGGCAAAGTGGGGCGGCGAGCTGCTCTTTTCTATCTTCACTTCAAGAACGGTCCTGCCGTCTGCCTGCCACTGCCTGGTTGTGAAATCCACCTCCGGCTTGCAATACAACTTTGCAGCTGCTTCCAGCATATAATACTCCTCGTCGGAACGCACTCCTGCTATCCTCCCGTTATCCTTTACGCCTACAAGGAGGGTGCCGCCTTCCGTGTTGGCAAAAGCCGAGAGGGTGCGGGCGATCTTTTTTGAGTCGGATATCTCGAACTTGAAATCGAGATGCTGGCCTTCACCTTCTGCTATGAGATTCTTCAGGTATGAATGCATTGCTTAAGGCTTTATCCCTGTTTCCCGTTGCCGCTGCCTGCGAGGTCCCTCAGCAGCTTCCTGACACTTTCGACTGAATCGGTGTAGTACCTTGCCCTTGTTGATTTGGTGCCCACCTTGATGGTTATGGCCTCGCCGGGCATGGCTCCAAAAGTGTATTCGTCGGTCCAGTCGTCACCAATTGCAATGATATAGTCGTACTCCTGCTTTGCAAGCTGCTGAGCCGCGGCCCGGCCCTTGTTGATACCGGAGTTCTTGACCTCTATTACCTTGTCGCCGTCCATGATCTCAAGATTGAGGTTTGATACCAGGTCCCTCAGCTCCTCCTTGAGTTCCCACGACCGTATCTCCCCAAGGTCGGGATCGGAATGGCGGTAGTGCCACACCAGGGAATAGTTCTTCTCCTCAAGCAGCGATCTTGGCGTCCGGTCAACGTAAAAGCTGATGGTGGGCCTTATTATCTCCATCCACTCCTTGTCTATCTGCTCTATCATCGACCACTCCTCTCCCTGCTCCCTGATCCATACCCCATGCTCGGCAATGAATGTTATTTCGTCAAACTCATCAAACCACTTACCCAGGGTCTCCTTGTCCCTACCGCTTATTATCACCACATGGTTGTTTTTGTCGGCAACAAGCGACCTCAGGATGGAGTACAGCTCATCGTCGGGCATCGCTTTCTGGGGATCATTGTGAAAACCGGTCAGGGTTCCGTCATAATCGAGGAAGATTACCCTGTTGCCCGCATCCGAATATTTTTTGCAGAATTCTTCCGAGATGTTTTTGGAGACCTTTTTCGTGAGACTGGTGGCCTGCAGCTCCTTGACATTTTCGAGGCTGTTCAGTATATCGCCGGCCCACTTGTCCTCGTTATATACCTTCAGCCTTTTCTGCAGGGTGTCAAGCCTCTTTTTCTGTTCACCGGGCGCCATGGCCAGGGCTTCGCCAATGGCTGAGGCTACCTCATGGTTGCTGTAGGGATTGACCAGTATTGCTTCGCTCATCTCTTTTGCCGCCCCTGCCATCTCGCTAAGTATAAGTACTCCTGTTCCTTCAGTGCGGGCGGCAATGTACTCCTTTGCCACAAGGTTCATGCCGTCGCGCAGGGGAGTGACAAGTGCAACATCAGATATAGTGTATAGTTCTGTCATCTCCTCCCTTGCTACGGGCCGGTAATAATAGAGCACCGGCATCCAGTTGAGGGTTCCGAACTCTCCGTTTATACGGCCTACCAGCTCTTCCACAAGCCTTCTCTGCTGCTGGTATTCGGCGACGACCTCCCTTGACGGGATAACGAACAGGGCAAGACTGACCTTTTCCAGGTAACCGGGGTTACGTGACAGGAAATCCTCGAATGCTTCAAGCCTCTGCGGTATGCCCTTCGC from Marinilabiliales bacterium harbors:
- a CDS encoding prenyltransferase, with product MEKQLSSFAAWMAQIRANFLVLAVLLVGIGLAITWKFLPSVGGEFNFLHAGMITVGVVLAHISVNLFNEYSDYKTGIDFNTVRSPFSGGSGMLTSGRIKPGSVLIAAISSLAVASVIGIYFALVAHWSIMVIAVFGGLTIVLYTPLLARMMLGELLSGLTLGSFVVIGTYIAMTATPGMPLSQVISSELILISIPPGILTSLLLLINEFPDLEADRKGGRRHLVIRFGKQGAAYIYAAGVLIAFGIIIALPMLGMASRWIYLALIPLPLALNASFIAIRHNDDSKKIVTAMGNNVMTVLGTDLLIALAILI
- a CDS encoding ATP-binding protein, with translation MHSYLKNLIAEGEGQHLDFKFEISDSKKIARTLSAFANTEGGTLLVGVKDNGRIAGVRSDEEYYMLEAAAKLYCKPEVDFTTRQWQADGRTVLEVKIEKSSSPPHFARSDDRKWLAYIRVRDENLLANQVMIRVWKRRSRRGGTFVRYSETEKILFDHLRQNGTISMSTFQRIARINNRKAGTILVNLIVLGLIEPAFADKKIVYKMVQQ
- a CDS encoding bifunctional alpha,alpha-trehalose-phosphate synthase (UDP-forming)/trehalose-phosphatase; this translates as MSKLIIVSNKLPYEIIEKDGKPALTEKTGGISGSLNAFSKYSRCIWAGWTGNESVELDKKGMKEIHRMYRDKNCHPLELSSEEIDDHHHGFCNQTIWPLFHYFPQYSDFSPRYWEAYRRVNEKFADTVAEEAGEGDKIWIHDYHLMLLPAMIRKRKPDISIGFFMHIPFPSFEVMRIFPWRQELLEGMLGADLIGFHTFDYERHFMSCVRRLLGYDNILNTFKIDERVVKIDNFPMGIDFERIRKDVDGIKSPNGSRTDGFGRLFGRNEGDNGDRKIILSIDRLDYAKGIPQRLEAFEDFLSRNPGYLEKVSLALFVIPSREVVAEYQQQRRLVEELVGRINGEFGTLNWMPVLYYYRPVAREEMTELYTISDVALVTPLRDGMNLVAKEYIAARTEGTGVLILSEMAGAAKEMSEAILVNPYSNHEVASAIGEALAMAPGEQKKRLDTLQKRLKVYNEDKWAGDILNSLENVKELQATSLTKKVSKNISEEFCKKYSDAGNRVIFLDYDGTLTGFHNDPQKAMPDDELYSILRSLVADKNNHVVIISGRDKETLGKWFDEFDEITFIAEHGVWIREQGEEWSMIEQIDKEWMEIIRPTISFYVDRTPRSLLEEKNYSLVWHYRHSDPDLGEIRSWELKEELRDLVSNLNLEIMDGDKVIEVKNSGINKGRAAAQQLAKQEYDYIIAIGDDWTDEYTFGAMPGEAITIKVGTKSTRARYYTDSVESVRKLLRDLAGSGNGKQG